The proteins below are encoded in one region of Buttiauxella gaviniae:
- a CDS encoding ABC transporter ATP-binding protein produces the protein MTSSILAANNSPQLLDVRDLNVTFVNGRLQTHAVRGVSFQLGREKLAIVGESGSGKSTVGRALLQLHPKKAQITAERMQFAEVDLLNATDAQMRDVRGKRISMIMQDPKYSLNPVMCVGDQIAEAWLTHHPVGHKEAKQKVLEMLEVVRIRQPERVYNLYPHEVSGGQGQRIMIAMMLITDPEMVIADEPTSALDVSVRLQVLALLDDLVQSRGLGLIFISHDINLVRSFCDRVLVMYAGRVVESIAAKDLDNAQHPYTQGLISALPDMDKRREHLPVLQRQASWLTE, from the coding sequence GTGACATCCTCGATCCTCGCAGCGAATAATTCGCCGCAACTGCTTGATGTACGCGACCTGAACGTCACTTTCGTTAACGGTCGCCTGCAAACCCACGCGGTGCGTGGCGTTTCATTCCAGCTCGGACGCGAGAAGCTGGCGATTGTTGGCGAGTCCGGTTCCGGGAAATCCACCGTAGGGCGCGCGCTGTTACAGCTTCACCCTAAAAAGGCGCAAATCACCGCCGAGCGCATGCAGTTTGCCGAGGTGGATTTGCTGAACGCAACGGATGCGCAAATGCGCGACGTGCGCGGCAAGCGCATCTCAATGATTATGCAGGATCCGAAATACTCGCTAAATCCGGTGATGTGCGTCGGCGATCAAATTGCTGAAGCCTGGCTGACGCACCATCCCGTGGGTCATAAAGAGGCAAAGCAGAAGGTGCTGGAGATGCTGGAAGTGGTGCGTATTCGCCAGCCGGAACGCGTCTACAACCTGTATCCGCATGAGGTTTCCGGCGGCCAGGGCCAGCGCATCATGATTGCCATGATGTTGATCACCGACCCAGAAATGGTGATTGCCGATGAGCCGACCTCTGCGCTGGATGTTTCAGTGCGTTTGCAGGTGCTGGCGCTGCTCGACGATCTCGTGCAGTCGCGCGGTTTGGGGCTGATCTTTATCAGTCACGACATCAATCTGGTGCGCAGCTTCTGCGACCGCGTGCTGGTGATGTACGCCGGGCGGGTGGTGGAATCTATCGCCGCGAAAGATCTCGACAACGCGCAGCATCCTTACACCCAGGGGCTTATCAGCGCGTTGCCGGATATGGACAAACGCCGCGAGCATCTGCCGGTTCTGCAACGCCAGGCCAGTTGGCTAACTGAATAA
- a CDS encoding ABC transporter ATP-binding protein has protein sequence MIEVSQLNLTFGEGAKTNQVLFDVNFNVEGGEIFGLVGESGSGKTTVLKCLAGLFTHWQGKLAIDGTELEHSISRERCRMVQMVFQDPYGSLHPRHTIGDILEEPLQIQNFTDRDRRINMMLDKVGLNRAFRTRFPHQLSGGQRQRVAIARALVLEPEVLLLDEPTSALDVSVQAEILNLLADLQQESKLTYLMVTHDLGVIAHLCHRVGVMQHGRILESLSTDDLISGAAQEPYTQMLVNASRQYSREMAQQVAKF, from the coding sequence ATGATTGAAGTCAGCCAGCTTAATTTAACCTTCGGCGAAGGGGCGAAAACCAACCAGGTGCTGTTCGATGTGAATTTTAACGTTGAGGGCGGCGAGATTTTCGGCCTGGTGGGCGAGTCTGGCTCCGGGAAAACCACGGTGCTGAAATGCCTGGCGGGGCTGTTTACCCACTGGCAGGGAAAGCTGGCGATTGACGGCACGGAACTTGAACACAGCATTAGCCGCGAGCGCTGCCGTATGGTGCAGATGGTGTTTCAGGACCCGTACGGTTCTTTGCATCCGCGTCACACTATCGGCGACATTCTGGAAGAGCCGCTGCAAATTCAGAATTTCACCGACCGCGACCGGCGCATTAACATGATGCTGGATAAAGTCGGCTTAAATCGCGCGTTTCGCACCCGTTTCCCGCATCAGCTTTCTGGCGGGCAGCGCCAGCGTGTCGCGATTGCGCGGGCGCTGGTGCTGGAGCCGGAAGTACTGTTGCTTGATGAGCCGACGTCGGCGCTGGATGTTTCGGTGCAGGCAGAAATTCTCAATTTGCTGGCCGATTTGCAGCAGGAATCGAAACTGACCTACTTAATGGTGACGCATGATTTAGGCGTGATCGCCCACTTATGCCATCGCGTCGGGGTGATGCAGCACGGTCGTATTCTGGAATCGCTCAGCACCGATGATCTGATCAGCGGTGCTGCACAGGAGCCTTATACGCAGATGTTGGTTAACGCCAGCCGCCAATATAGCCGTGAAATGGCCCAGCAGGTGGCGAAGTTCTGA